The sequence ACATCTGTTCTCTGAGATGGTTATAATTTTGGTGTACGTAAGGCATCAGTACTCTTTATTTTTAGGTCATTGCTCTGTGCCAAGCTCCGTTTTTACTGGATGATCCTAATGTTGGACTCTTATTCCCTGCTGATGCGATCGCCAAGGCTAAACATTATCTTGCATTGAATTTCGGAGGTCTAGGTATCCTTTTCTCACCTAAACTGTATTATTGTATGAATTGCGTAATTTTATCATACGCTGCTCGGACCCTCCGAAAATGCTGCCACGCTTATGTCAGTTCTTTGAAAAATGTATAgcttttggaggatccgacacacacCTGACCGGACAGTATCTTTGAAGAGTCGGAGCAACATAGTGGTTAAGTGAACATCAAATTATTGTTTTCATTGTTTATTCCCTTTGCTCTTTTAAATTATGGTCCCTTCTTAGGATCTAATCTATCATCTCGTGTAGAAAGCCTTCCATTTCTCATCCGTACTTCTTGAGCTTTATCCGTTAGCAACTACTTATCCACATTGTTGTTAAAGATCTTTCTGCCTCGACTTTCTGACAGTCCTACAATCTTTTGTTTTGAGAAATGAGTAACTTTATAAAAGATCTTTCTGCCTCGACTTTCCAACAGTCCTATGATCTCTTGTTTTGAAAAATGAGTAACTTTATTCCGCTGGTTAATTAGGTGCTTATAGCGACTCTCGTGGCATTCCTGGTGTAAGCAAAGAAGTTGCGGATTTCATTGAGAGACGTGATGGATATCCAAGGtcatatcatttttcttttcattttaactGATCTCATTCCAATAAGTTCAATTTTAGTTACTGGGATTATGTTTCTGGTTGTTTCTTTTGACAGTGATCCGGAAAACATATTTCTCACGGATGGTGGCAGCAAAGGAATGATGCAGATCTTACAAACCATCATTCGAGGCCACACTGACGGGGGAACTATATAaaagtattttctaaaaattctttTAGGTTATAGGTCTTACGCGCATTGTAATATTCCTTATGGTAACGTACTTCTTGTTAGGTATTGATACCTGTTGTTATAGTATTTTCCTTGGGCTGAATATGCTATTCAGATAATTAGGCCTCTGATTTTCCTGATATAAAGATTGAATCTCCAATCAATACTaacattttaatttatgtggTTAGGTTGGGACGCTGTACGGAAAATGAGAAGATGAGGCAATCCTAATATTGGATTTGTGTTATACAATAAGTGAAATTTCTTTTGTAATGTATGCTAAGTTATAATTGTCGGGGACTCAGCTTATCAAAGTGAATACGAACAATCTAACACTTCTCTTTAAAACCTCTCTCTTAACCAGGCTTAACAAGGTAATCTTCAACTTTGTTTTGCATGCATAAAATAACAT comes from Capsicum annuum cultivar UCD-10X-F1 chromosome 2, UCD10Xv1.1, whole genome shotgun sequence and encodes:
- the LOC107857632 gene encoding glutamate--glyoxylate aminotransferase 1, whose translation is MYEGSGRGDGENREKMAIEPADEPSKCPEPAITLDKFMARFCAYNFTSGPAAGNFCWDQQPKYTAYRENSFGHGILKVIALCQAPFLLDDPNVGLLFPADAIAKAKHYLALNFGGLGAYSDSRGIPGVSKEVADFIERRDGYPSDPENIFLTDGGSKGMMQILQTIIRGHTDGGTI